One stretch of Pseudomonas fluorescens Q2-87 DNA includes these proteins:
- a CDS encoding type II toxin-antitoxin system VapC family toxin has protein sequence MYLLDTHVISELRKPQADKNVQAWARSVPAPSLYVSAITVLELETGVLRFERKDPEQGSRLRAWLDNHVMPAFAGRILAVDRAVALRCARLHVPDRSNECDAMIAATALVHGLTVVTRNVADFQSSGVALLNPWSH, from the coding sequence ATGTACCTGCTCGATACCCATGTCATTTCAGAATTACGCAAACCTCAAGCCGATAAAAACGTACAGGCCTGGGCGCGTAGCGTCCCCGCCCCCAGCCTCTACGTCTCGGCCATTACCGTATTGGAACTGGAAACCGGCGTATTGCGCTTCGAACGCAAGGACCCGGAGCAAGGGAGCCGCTTGCGCGCATGGCTGGATAATCATGTCATGCCCGCATTTGCCGGAAGAATCCTGGCGGTCGACCGCGCCGTCGCGCTACGCTGCGCTCGCCTGCACGTTCCGGATCGCAGCAATGAATGCGATGCAATGATTGCCGCCACCGCGCTGGTCCACGGGCTGACTGTCGTCACTCGCAACGTCGCAGATTTCCAAAGCAGCGGCGTGGCGTTGCTTAATCCGTGGTCGCACTGA
- a CDS encoding type II toxin-antitoxin system Phd/YefM family antitoxin — protein sequence MSITTISSREFNHDTSGAKKASREGPVIITDRGKPAHVLLSIEEYQKLTGLGSSIVELLVMPDTPDIDFDTERAVITPRPVDLS from the coding sequence ATGTCCATCACCACGATTTCCAGCCGCGAATTCAATCACGACACAAGTGGTGCCAAAAAAGCCAGTCGCGAGGGGCCGGTCATCATCACCGACCGTGGCAAGCCGGCTCATGTACTGCTAAGCATTGAGGAGTACCAAAAACTGACCGGCCTTGGCAGCAGCATCGTCGAGTTGCTGGTCATGCCCGATACGCCGGATATCGATTTCGACACCGAGCGTGCCGTCATCACGCCTCGACCGGTGGACCTGTCCTGA
- the ccoO gene encoding cytochrome-c oxidase, cbb3-type subunit II — protein MKHEAVEKNIGLLAFFMVIAVSIGGLTQIVPLFFQDVTNKPVEGMKPRTALELEGRDIYIANGCVGCHSQMIRPFRAETERYGHYSVAGESVWDHPFLWGSKRTGPDLARVGARYSDDWHRAHLYNPRNVVPESKMPAYPFLVENKLDGKDTAKKMEVLRTLGVPYTDEDIAGAKDAVKGKTEMDALVAYLQGLGTIIKSKR, from the coding sequence ATGAAGCACGAAGCAGTAGAGAAGAATATCGGCCTGCTGGCCTTCTTCATGGTCATTGCCGTGAGCATCGGCGGCCTGACCCAGATCGTTCCGCTGTTTTTCCAAGACGTGACCAACAAGCCGGTCGAAGGCATGAAGCCGCGTACCGCCCTTGAACTGGAAGGCCGCGACATTTACATCGCCAACGGTTGTGTCGGCTGCCACTCGCAGATGATCCGTCCGTTCCGTGCCGAGACCGAACGCTACGGCCACTACTCGGTCGCCGGTGAAAGCGTCTGGGACCACCCGTTCCTGTGGGGCTCCAAGCGTACCGGCCCGGACCTGGCCCGTGTTGGCGCCCGCTACTCCGACGATTGGCACCGTGCGCACCTGTATAACCCGCGCAACGTGGTGCCCGAGTCGAAGATGCCGGCCTACCCGTTCCTCGTGGAAAACAAGCTCGACGGCAAAGACACCGCCAAGAAAATGGAAGTCCTGCGCACCCTGGGCGTGCCTTACACCGACGAAGACATCGCCGGTGCCAAGGATGCCGTGAAGGGCAAGACTGAAATGGACGCGCTGGTGGCCTATCTGCAAGGCCTGGGCACCATCATCAAAAGCAAACGGTGA
- the ccoP gene encoding cytochrome-c oxidase, cbb3-type subunit III, translated as MTTFWSLYVTVLSLGTIFALTWLLLSTRKGQRAEQTDETVGHSFDGIEEYDNPLPKWWFMLFVGTIVFALGYLALYPGLGNWKGLLPGYNYLDTEKQTAFANGQTGWTGVHEWEKEMARSDAKFGPIFAKFASMPIEEVAKDPQALKMGGRLFASNCSVCHGSDAKGAYGFPNLTDADWRWGGEPETIKTTIMGGRHAVMPGWAAVVGEQGVADVASYLVTSLHGRKLPEGAKADPANGQKLFAANCVACHGPEGKGTPAMGAPNLTHPAAFIYGSSFAQLQQTIRYGRQGQMPAQADLQGNDKVHLLAAYVYSLSHGEKAPAADAQ; from the coding sequence ATGACTACGTTCTGGAGTCTGTACGTCACAGTCCTCAGTCTGGGTACGATCTTCGCCCTGACCTGGCTGCTGCTGTCGACCCGCAAGGGCCAGCGCGCCGAACAAACGGACGAGACCGTTGGCCACTCGTTCGATGGCATCGAGGAGTACGACAACCCTCTGCCGAAATGGTGGTTCATGCTGTTCGTGGGCACCATCGTGTTCGCCCTCGGCTACCTGGCGCTCTACCCCGGCCTGGGCAACTGGAAAGGCCTGCTGCCAGGTTATAACTACCTGGACACGGAAAAGCAGACCGCCTTCGCCAACGGCCAGACCGGCTGGACAGGCGTTCATGAGTGGGAAAAGGAAATGGCTCGCTCGGACGCCAAGTTCGGTCCGATCTTCGCCAAGTTCGCCTCCATGCCGATCGAAGAAGTCGCCAAGGACCCGCAAGCCTTGAAGATGGGGGGCCGCCTGTTTGCCTCCAACTGCTCGGTCTGCCACGGTTCCGACGCCAAGGGCGCCTACGGTTTCCCTAACCTGACCGACGCCGATTGGCGTTGGGGCGGCGAACCGGAAACCATCAAGACCACCATCATGGGCGGTCGTCACGCAGTGATGCCTGGCTGGGCTGCCGTCGTTGGCGAACAGGGCGTGGCCGACGTGGCTTCCTACCTGGTCACCAGCCTGCACGGTCGCAAGCTGCCGGAAGGCGCCAAGGCCGATCCGGCCAACGGCCAGAAGCTGTTCGCTGCCAACTGCGTGGCCTGCCACGGTCCGGAAGGTAAAGGTACGCCCGCCATGGGCGCACCGAACCTGACGCATCCAGCCGCGTTTATCTACGGCTCGAGCTTCGCCCAACTGCAGCAGACCATCCGCTACGGCCGCCAAGGCCAGATGCCTGCCCAGGCCGATCTGCAGGGCAACGACAAGGTCCACTTGCTGGCCGCCTATGTCTACAGCCTGTCCCACGGCGAAAAGGCTCCTGCGGCTGACGCCCAGTAA
- a CDS encoding CcoQ/FixQ family Cbb3-type cytochrome c oxidase assembly chaperone has product MDIGMIRGLGTVVVMVAFIGLALWVFSPKRKSEFDDATLLPFADDPEAIKHVEQASRSNKE; this is encoded by the coding sequence ATGGATATCGGGATGATTCGAGGCCTGGGCACCGTCGTTGTGATGGTGGCCTTCATCGGCCTGGCCCTGTGGGTGTTCAGCCCCAAGCGCAAGTCGGAGTTTGACGACGCGACCCTGCTGCCGTTCGCGGATGATCCCGAAGCCATCAAGCACGTCGAGCAAGCTTCTAGGAGTAACAAAGAATGA